One region of Patescibacteria group bacterium genomic DNA includes:
- the dnaK gene encoding molecular chaperone DnaK: protein MGKIIGIDLGTTNSAMAVMEGGESTIIANAEGGRTTPSIVAVNKNGERLVGQTAKRQAVVNPDNTIFSVKRLVGRSIDDPEVKRDIDLMPYQIIKADGHVKVKMSDKDYTPEEVSAMILSKLKADAEKFLGQPVTEAVITVPAYFNDAQRQATKDAGKIAGLEVKRIINEPTAAALAYGLDKKKEEKVVVYDLGGGTFDVSVLELGDGVFEVKSTNGDTHLGGDDFDVVIINYLIDEFKKDQGIDLKADKAAMQRLKEAAEKAKIELSATNETSVNIPFITADAEGPKHLDMSLTRADFEKLVIELVDKTLKPCEAALKDAKVSKQEINEIILVGGMTRMPLVQKKVEEFFGKKPLQGVNPDEVVATGAAIQGGVLGGDVKDVLLLDVTPLSLGLETLGGVSTKLIERNTTVPTSKSQVFSTAADNQTSVEINVLQGDREMAGDNKSLGRFVLDGIPPSPRGVPQIEVSFNIDANGIVNVSAKDKATGKEQKITITGGGSLSDEDIKKMQEDAETHAEEDKKKKDLVEARNQADTLIYTAEKTLVDAGDKVNEEDKKAITDAVSDLKEKKDSDDVEELKKITEDLSTKLMKVGEEMYKQEAADAKSKEAEGKDTEKDNEDSPAEEGEIVDDKKDQDKEQDSKKDQA, encoded by the coding sequence ATGGGAAAAATAATTGGAATCGACTTAGGTACAACAAACTCGGCAATGGCCGTAATGGAAGGTGGGGAATCAACGATAATAGCTAACGCTGAGGGTGGCAGGACTACTCCTAGTATCGTGGCGGTTAATAAGAATGGTGAACGGCTCGTTGGCCAGACAGCCAAACGCCAGGCTGTAGTTAACCCAGACAACACCATATTTAGCGTAAAGAGGTTGGTCGGGCGATCAATAGACGACCCCGAGGTTAAGCGTGATATAGACCTTATGCCATACCAGATTATCAAGGCCGATGGGCATGTTAAGGTTAAGATGTCCGATAAGGACTACACCCCAGAAGAAGTCTCAGCCATGATCCTAAGTAAGCTCAAAGCAGATGCCGAGAAGTTCCTCGGCCAGCCTGTTACGGAGGCAGTCATTACTGTGCCAGCCTACTTCAATGATGCTCAGCGCCAAGCGACTAAAGATGCTGGAAAGATTGCTGGGCTTGAAGTAAAGCGTATTATCAACGAGCCAACCGCAGCAGCCCTTGCCTACGGACTCGATAAAAAGAAGGAAGAAAAGGTTGTTGTTTATGATCTCGGTGGCGGCACATTTGATGTGTCGGTTTTAGAGCTCGGCGATGGGGTATTTGAAGTTAAGAGCACAAATGGTGATACCCACCTTGGTGGTGATGATTTTGATGTTGTGATTATTAACTATCTCATTGATGAGTTCAAAAAAGATCAAGGGATTGATCTTAAGGCCGATAAAGCTGCTATGCAAAGGCTCAAAGAGGCCGCAGAAAAGGCTAAGATAGAGCTGTCAGCAACCAACGAGACTAGTGTTAATATCCCATTTATTACGGCCGATGCGGAAGGGCCAAAGCACTTAGACATGTCGCTCACAAGAGCTGATTTCGAGAAATTGGTGATTGAATTGGTTGATAAAACCTTAAAGCCATGCGAGGCAGCACTTAAAGATGCTAAGGTCAGCAAGCAAGAGATTAACGAAATAATACTGGTCGGAGGAATGACCAGAATGCCACTAGTACAAAAGAAAGTAGAAGAGTTTTTTGGTAAGAAGCCCCTTCAAGGCGTTAACCCAGATGAAGTAGTAGCAACGGGCGCTGCTATTCAGGGTGGCGTACTTGGCGGCGATGTAAAAGATGTACTGCTTCTAGATGTTACCCCACTTAGCCTTGGCCTGGAGACACTCGGTGGCGTCAGCACTAAGCTTATTGAGCGCAATACCACTGTCCCTACTAGTAAAAGCCAAGTCTTTAGCACAGCCGCAGACAACCAGACTAGTGTAGAGATAAATGTTCTTCAAGGCGACAGGGAGATGGCTGGTGATAATAAGTCCCTAGGTAGATTCGTTCTGGATGGCATACCTCCATCACCTAGAGGCGTACCACAAATCGAAGTGAGCTTTAATATCGATGCCAATGGTATCGTTAATGTATCGGCTAAGGATAAGGCTACTGGTAAAGAACAAAAGATAACTATCACTGGTGGTGGCAGCTTGAGCGATGAGGACATTAAGAAAATGCAGGAAGACGCCGAAACTCATGCAGAAGAAGATAAGAAGAAGAAAGATCTTGTAGAGGCCCGAAATCAAGCAGATACGCTAATATACACAGCCGAAAAAACACTTGTAGATGCTGGCGATAAGGTAAATGAAGAGGATAAAAAGGCTATCACCGATGCCGTATCTGATTTGAAGGAAAAAAAGGACTCAGATGATGTCGAAGAACTTAAGAAAATCACCGAGGATCTTAGCACCAAGCTCATGAAGGTCGGCGAAGAGATGTATAAGCAGGAAGCCGCAGACGCTAAGTCTAAGGAAGCAGAGGGAAAAGATACTGAAAAGGACAACGAAGATAGTCCTGCAGAAGAGGGTGAGATAGTTGACGATAAAAAGGATCAAGACAAAGAGCAAGACAGCAAGAAAGACCAGGCCTAG
- a CDS encoding nucleotide exchange factor GrpE: protein MTKQNPSPKPKKSKTKLTVDYRLRSVELTEALQRLQAEFENYKKRQQEEQASTMSRAKESVLNELLPALDNFDLASSHLPKELESNSWAQGMQYIGQQLTQKLDDLGVIKLNPISEQFDHNIHEAIDHVQSDKPEGIITDVLTPGYQIGERVVRPARVKVSGGNTKASN from the coding sequence ATGACAAAGCAAAACCCAAGCCCAAAGCCTAAAAAATCCAAGACCAAGCTAACAGTTGATTATAGACTGCGATCAGTGGAGCTGACAGAGGCTCTCCAGAGGCTCCAAGCCGAGTTCGAAAACTACAAAAAACGACAGCAGGAGGAGCAGGCTAGCACTATGTCCAGGGCAAAAGAATCCGTGCTCAATGAGCTACTTCCAGCTCTAGATAACTTTGACCTTGCATCGTCACATTTGCCAAAAGAGCTGGAGTCCAACTCTTGGGCGCAAGGTATGCAATATATTGGCCAGCAGCTCACCCAAAAGCTAGATGATCTAGGGGTTATAAAGCTTAATCCTATTAGTGAGCAATTTGATCATAATATCCACGAAGCAATCGACCATGTCCAATCTGATAAACCGGAGGGGATCATAACCGATGTGCTCACTCCGGGCTACCAGATTGGAGAAAGAGTCGTCCGCCCGGCTCGTGTAAAAGTAAGTGGCGGAAATACTAAAGCTAGTAATTAA
- the tilS gene encoding tRNA lysidine(34) synthetase TilS produces MLSNLHKHLQDRKLLPKHSKILVAVSGGVDSVVLLDLINGLRAEYGWKLAVAHYNHGMRPDASQDAMLVGELADKYGIPYYMGKYEYTNFTEATLRKYRYEFLEEIRRDLAFDYIITAHHNNDFIETAIFNTIRGSDREGMVALKPRRGSIIRPLLPFSKAEIIVYAGLKGLKYREDSTNSDLGYSRNFVRNILIPHGSIAYRNFHHNMNRRLSSLTDINRKVNLGLGRVARTLVEYEDDKSLQISAQRFGQLPYSIQKSLLVFLVKRLRPVHGLSSVGVTKAVKFINTSKTGSQMSLPDGLQLINTYDKFVITSDKKDFSSEADDSLHIFRTDRPFHNKLFRLSISTKGSAGTKIPARKLYVRYRQAGDRVRPMGMSGSKKLQDVFVDAKVPRHLRAIWPVVVTASNEIVWVPNVVKDRRFFDVSTDNYQYLNCEVV; encoded by the coding sequence ATGCTAAGTAATTTACATAAACACTTGCAGGATCGTAAACTCCTACCCAAGCATAGCAAGATATTGGTAGCCGTTTCTGGTGGTGTCGATTCGGTTGTTTTACTCGATCTTATTAACGGCCTTAGAGCAGAATATGGCTGGAAGCTGGCTGTCGCTCACTATAACCACGGCATGAGGCCTGATGCTAGCCAGGATGCCATGCTTGTAGGGGAGCTAGCCGACAAGTACGGCATTCCTTATTATATGGGCAAGTATGAATATACTAATTTCACCGAAGCCACCCTGCGCAAGTATAGGTATGAGTTCTTAGAAGAAATTCGCCGTGACTTAGCCTTTGACTATATTATCACCGCCCACCATAATAACGACTTCATAGAAACTGCAATATTTAATACCATTAGAGGCTCAGATAGGGAGGGCATGGTGGCCTTGAAGCCAAGGAGAGGCTCGATTATTAGGCCACTCCTGCCGTTTTCTAAGGCAGAGATTATAGTTTATGCCGGCCTTAAGGGCCTTAAATATCGCGAGGATAGCACCAATAGCGACCTCGGGTATAGCCGTAATTTCGTACGCAATATCCTTATCCCTCACGGTAGTATTGCGTATCGTAATTTTCACCACAACATGAATCGCAGGCTATCTAGCCTTACGGACATTAACAGGAAGGTTAACCTTGGGCTGGGCCGAGTCGCCCGAACGCTGGTGGAATATGAAGATGATAAATCTCTGCAGATATCGGCTCAAAGGTTCGGCCAGCTACCATATTCTATCCAGAAAAGCCTACTCGTTTTCCTGGTGAAGCGACTTAGGCCTGTGCACGGTCTGTCCAGTGTTGGCGTAACCAAGGCTGTTAAATTTATAAACACATCCAAGACGGGCTCGCAAATGTCCCTGCCAGATGGCTTGCAACTAATTAATACCTATGATAAGTTTGTAATCACTTCAGATAAAAAAGACTTCTCCAGTGAAGCCGATGATAGCCTTCATATCTTCAGAACAGATAGGCCATTTCACAACAAGCTGTTTCGCCTTTCCATAAGCACTAAAGGCAGTGCAGGAACGAAGATCCCAGCGCGAAAATTATATGTTAGGTATAGGCAGGCAGGGGATAGGGTTAGGCCCATGGGCATGTCTGGCTCAAAGAAGCTCCAGGATGTTTTCGTGGATGCTAAAGTGCCTAGGCACCTGAGGGCTATTTGGCCAGTCGTCGTGACTGCTTCAAACGAAATCGTATGGGTCCCTAATGTAGTCAAGGATAGAAGATTTTTTGATGTATCAACCGATAATTATCAGTATTTAAATTGCGAGGTAGTATGA
- the murJ gene encoding murein biosynthesis integral membrane protein MurJ: MNNLLNKINKSRTMGMAAFVISFSYFLSRVLGLVRDRLLASNFGVSPQTDAYTAAFKIPDLLFTLIVSGAFAVSFIPVFIGYLEKKQEREAWVVANSVLNILLLTVGFASILAFIFASPLVTLLTPGFDTYRHDLTVNITRMMLAAPLFFVISSVFGAIQQSYNRFLIYAMSSVFYNFGIIIGIIFFSRFFAGEPIYGVAIGVVAGTAMQAVLQFIGAFGLGYKYKLTMQYKNKGVIKIIKLMIPRSLDLAIDQINWIVQTAIASNLASGSLSSYYYANNLKNVPVALFGAAMSTAFFPSLVRAAGNKDKSKLASAIVKDLSILMFFVVPSAFIAIVMRGYIVRILFGFSDQVTADTLGLLAGSIIATSLFFMVARVFYALEDTKTPLFVSLASIILNVSISIPLSRMYGVAGLGLALSITGFAELIILLALLRRKIGDYGLSSIFKSALKITTASLAMSTLMYLMVRYLFPLNKSDIGFSQLAPQFTLICLIGLILFYISARSLGVPEIQTVTKIVRKNINKVVHRG, translated from the coding sequence GTGAATAATTTATTAAACAAAATCAACAAATCGCGGACCATGGGAATGGCCGCATTTGTTATCTCGTTTTCTTATTTTCTGAGTAGGGTCCTGGGGCTTGTCAGGGATAGATTGCTAGCTAGTAATTTTGGAGTTAGCCCGCAAACCGATGCCTATACGGCAGCCTTTAAGATCCCCGACCTCCTATTCACGCTGATCGTTTCTGGGGCCTTTGCAGTATCCTTTATACCAGTATTTATTGGTTATCTGGAAAAAAAGCAAGAGCGAGAGGCTTGGGTGGTGGCCAACTCGGTACTAAACATACTTCTACTGACTGTGGGCTTTGCCAGCATCCTGGCCTTTATTTTCGCTAGCCCACTCGTAACACTCTTGACCCCAGGATTTGATACTTACAGGCACGATTTGACAGTTAATATTACCAGGATGATGCTTGCAGCACCGTTGTTTTTTGTGATATCGAGTGTGTTTGGAGCAATCCAGCAATCCTATAATCGTTTCTTGATTTACGCTATGTCGAGTGTGTTTTATAATTTCGGAATAATTATCGGTATCATATTCTTTAGTAGGTTCTTTGCAGGGGAGCCGATATATGGCGTAGCGATCGGCGTGGTCGCCGGAACCGCAATGCAGGCAGTATTACAATTTATTGGTGCATTTGGGTTAGGTTATAAATACAAGCTTACCATGCAGTATAAAAACAAGGGTGTGATTAAGATAATTAAGCTGATGATACCAAGATCATTAGATCTTGCAATAGATCAGATCAATTGGATAGTCCAGACAGCAATAGCTTCCAACCTAGCTTCAGGCAGTTTGTCATCATACTATTACGCCAATAACCTTAAAAATGTACCTGTGGCATTATTCGGCGCCGCAATGAGCACTGCTTTTTTCCCTTCTTTGGTAAGGGCCGCTGGGAACAAGGATAAATCTAAGCTGGCATCGGCTATTGTTAAGGACCTCAGCATCCTGATGTTTTTTGTAGTGCCATCAGCCTTTATCGCTATAGTGATGAGAGGCTACATAGTGCGCATTTTATTTGGCTTTAGCGATCAAGTCACCGCAGATACACTAGGCTTACTAGCTGGCTCAATAATTGCCACTAGTTTGTTTTTTATGGTAGCCAGAGTGTTCTATGCTTTGGAGGACACCAAAACTCCTCTGTTCGTTAGTTTGGCATCGATTATATTAAATGTATCTATCAGTATTCCACTCTCCAGGATGTATGGGGTCGCGGGCCTTGGGCTGGCGCTATCTATAACTGGTTTTGCTGAACTAATAATATTGCTGGCGCTACTAAGGCGCAAAATAGGCGATTATGGCCTATCTTCTATTTTTAAGTCAGCATTAAAAATAACTACAGCTTCCCTTGCTATGTCGACCCTGATGTATCTGATGGTGAGGTACTTGTTCCCGCTGAATAAATCCGATATTGGGTTCTCTCAGCTCGCACCGCAGTTTACCCTAATTTGTTTAATCGGCTTAATATTGTTTTATATTTCAGCCCGATCTCTGGGTGTTCCCGAAATACAGACCGTAACTAAGATTGTGCGTAAAAATATCAATAAGGTGGTGCATCGTGGATAA
- the ftsH gene encoding ATP-dependent zinc metalloprotease FtsH, protein MKKVPKNVWYAVAAFVVLVVLVLSMGNGSLLTKAPEEVPFSTVLDETKQDKVEKIQVSGDEIIVTLKDGTKQKSYKESFKSLSDFGVDYNKVKVEAKNPDAGGGRWLDVLLAIIPIVLIAGFFYVIMRQAQGSNSQAMSFGKSKARVFGMEKNKVKFKDVAGVQEAKLELEEIVEFLKFPAKFEALGAKIPKGVLLFGRPGTGKTLLARAVAGEADVPFFSISGSEFVEMFVGVGASRVRDLFARAKKNSPCIIFIDEIDAVGRQRGAGMGGGNDEREQTLNQILVEMDGFEQGTNVIVIAATNRPDVLDPALLRPGRFDRRVTLDVPDMKSRQEILEVHTRKKPLEKGIDFKEVARKTPGVSGADLANIANEAAIFAARSNRKKISLADFHEAVEKIALGPERRSHILSDKEKKVTAYHEAGHALIGYLLPNCHPVHKVSIVSRGMAGGVTWSLPIEDKHLHSLADFKDDIAMSLGGRTAEKIVFGEQNITTGAESDLKHANGLARRMVTEYGMSKSLQNRFFGDDQGSMFMGRAMPQERGYSEDMARKIDSEIEKIINEATKLAESTILKYRSELDIIATTLLKKETIEGKDFDKLLTSVKNQIKKETAATKKPKNKTT, encoded by the coding sequence ATGAAAAAAGTTCCAAAAAATGTCTGGTATGCAGTTGCGGCTTTTGTAGTACTAGTGGTGCTTGTTTTGAGTATGGGCAATGGCTCTTTACTGACCAAGGCCCCAGAAGAAGTGCCTTTTAGCACTGTTCTAGATGAAACCAAGCAAGACAAGGTAGAAAAAATCCAAGTATCCGGTGATGAGATAATCGTTACACTTAAGGATGGAACAAAGCAAAAATCTTACAAGGAATCATTCAAGAGTCTTAGTGATTTTGGCGTGGACTATAACAAGGTAAAGGTAGAGGCTAAGAACCCAGACGCAGGCGGCGGCAGATGGCTGGACGTGCTACTAGCTATTATTCCTATTGTGCTAATAGCAGGATTCTTTTATGTCATTATGCGTCAAGCTCAAGGCAGTAATAGCCAGGCTATGAGCTTTGGCAAATCTAAGGCCAGGGTATTTGGTATGGAAAAAAACAAGGTTAAGTTCAAGGATGTTGCAGGCGTACAGGAGGCCAAGCTGGAACTAGAAGAGATAGTGGAATTCTTGAAGTTTCCGGCTAAGTTCGAAGCCTTAGGGGCCAAGATACCCAAAGGGGTCCTGCTTTTCGGACGCCCCGGCACAGGTAAGACCTTGCTGGCTCGAGCAGTAGCAGGAGAGGCCGATGTACCATTTTTTAGCATCTCTGGATCAGAGTTCGTGGAGATGTTTGTGGGTGTGGGGGCGAGTCGCGTAAGGGATCTATTTGCCCGCGCAAAAAAGAACTCCCCCTGTATTATATTTATAGACGAAATCGACGCAGTTGGTCGGCAGCGCGGAGCTGGAATGGGGGGCGGAAACGACGAAAGAGAACAGACTCTAAACCAAATCCTTGTAGAGATGGATGGGTTCGAGCAGGGCACGAATGTAATAGTAATTGCCGCTACTAACCGACCCGATGTATTAGACCCAGCCCTACTTCGACCAGGCAGATTTGACAGGAGAGTTACCCTAGATGTGCCAGACATGAAGTCTCGGCAGGAGATTTTGGAGGTTCATACCAGGAAAAAGCCACTAGAGAAAGGCATAGATTTCAAGGAAGTTGCTCGAAAGACCCCAGGCGTATCTGGTGCTGATTTGGCTAATATAGCTAATGAGGCAGCTATATTTGCAGCTCGCTCCAACCGTAAAAAGATATCCCTAGCCGACTTCCATGAAGCAGTCGAAAAGATAGCATTAGGGCCAGAGCGCAGAAGTCATATTTTGAGCGATAAGGAAAAGAAGGTGACTGCATATCATGAAGCTGGCCATGCACTTATTGGCTATTTGCTACCTAACTGCCACCCAGTACATAAGGTATCTATTGTTAGTAGAGGGATGGCAGGGGGTGTAACCTGGAGTCTTCCTATTGAAGACAAGCACCTTCATTCACTGGCTGATTTCAAGGATGATATCGCCATGTCGCTAGGTGGCCGAACAGCAGAGAAGATTGTCTTCGGCGAACAAAATATCACTACGGGAGCAGAGAGCGATCTTAAGCACGCCAATGGTCTTGCTAGGCGTATGGTGACAGAGTATGGCATGAGTAAGTCTTTGCAGAATAGATTTTTTGGGGACGATCAAGGCTCAATGTTCATGGGCCGAGCAATGCCACAAGAGCGAGGCTACTCCGAAGATATGGCGCGAAAGATAGATAGCGAAATAGAAAAAATCATTAATGAAGCAACCAAGCTTGCCGAATCGACTATATTAAAGTACCGAAGTGAGCTAGATATTATTGCCACCACCCTGCTTAAAAAGGAAACTATTGAAGGCAAGGACTTCGATAAGTTGCTAACATCGGTTAAGAACCAAATCAAAAAAGAGACCGCAGCAACCAAAAAACCTAAGAATAAGACCACCTAA
- a CDS encoding septum formation initiator family protein has protein sequence MRKYLKSGKIILWAGAIALVYMFVILASETSRNYQLRSKADELDSQISRLEGQVEDLGYKITYYKTDSFREKLAREKLNVAGAGESVVIIKDDKRDRAEDSSQSKIELKSDEQVLSEKPNYQQWSIFIFDK, from the coding sequence ATGCGTAAGTATCTAAAATCTGGAAAAATAATATTGTGGGCTGGCGCGATCGCCCTAGTCTATATGTTTGTGATCTTAGCGAGTGAAACCAGCCGTAACTATCAGCTTAGAAGTAAGGCCGACGAGCTAGATTCGCAGATTTCCAGGCTTGAAGGGCAGGTTGAAGATCTTGGCTATAAAATAACATATTATAAGACCGATTCATTCCGCGAAAAACTGGCTCGGGAAAAGCTAAATGTTGCTGGAGCCGGTGAGTCGGTCGTGATTATTAAAGATGATAAGCGCGACCGAGCCGAAGATTCGAGTCAGTCCAAGATAGAACTAAAGTCCGACGAACAGGTGCTTTCCGAAAAACCCAATTACCAGCAGTGGTCGATTTTTATTTTTGATAAATAA
- the lepA gene encoding translation elongation factor 4 has translation MDKIRNFCIIAHIDHGKSTLADRLLEITGTVAKRDMKAQLLDTMELEREKGITIKLQPARMNWKGHELNLIDTPGHVDFSYEVSRSLEAVEGAILVVDASQGIQAQTLANVYMAIEAGLHIIPVMNKIDLPAAEPERVAQEIGNLLGVDPLSVSSISAKTGEGVDDLLDRIIKDVPAPTHEEGPTRALIFDSIYDGYRGVILYVRVVSGTIFTNSEITLMQSESDSLALEVGHLSPARVEDPEIGPGQIGFITTNIKSVQFARVGDTVTLAENRATEPLPGYKKVQPLIFASFYPISQEEFPKLKDSLEKLSLNDASLSYTTENSAALGFGVRIGFLGLLHLEIIKERLDREFDLDLIVTSPSVSYEVSLTNGSKERVEQASALPDESQILSIAEPWVRGEIVTPSEYIGPVLGLIIDARGKQTKLEYFDQSRAVIGFEAPLAEVITDFYDVLKSQSSGFASLTYEWDRYETGDLVKVDILLAGEKVDSLGVIIARAKAENYGRDLCERLKKLIPRQNFEVAVQAAIGAKFIARETISAVRKDVTAKLYGGDISRKKKLLQKQKKGKARMKQIGKVSIPSSVFMDLIKKA, from the coding sequence GTGGATAAGATTAGGAATTTTTGCATTATAGCTCATATTGATCATGGCAAATCCACTTTGGCAGATCGCCTACTTGAGATTACAGGAACCGTAGCCAAACGCGACATGAAGGCCCAGCTACTCGACACTATGGAGCTGGAACGAGAAAAAGGAATAACCATCAAGCTGCAGCCTGCTCGCATGAATTGGAAGGGACACGAGTTAAATCTAATTGACACCCCTGGGCATGTTGATTTTAGCTATGAGGTAAGCCGATCGCTTGAGGCCGTCGAAGGAGCAATCCTAGTGGTGGATGCAAGCCAAGGTATACAAGCCCAGACCTTAGCAAATGTGTATATGGCTATTGAGGCTGGGTTACATATAATCCCGGTAATGAACAAAATCGATCTTCCTGCGGCTGAGCCAGAAAGGGTTGCGCAAGAAATTGGTAATCTTTTAGGGGTAGATCCACTGAGCGTTAGCAGTATATCTGCAAAGACCGGAGAGGGAGTAGATGATCTTCTCGACAGAATAATAAAAGATGTCCCGGCACCTACACACGAAGAAGGTCCAACCAGAGCTTTAATATTTGACTCAATCTATGATGGCTATCGAGGGGTAATACTCTATGTGCGAGTAGTTAGTGGTACTATTTTTACCAATTCCGAGATCACTCTGATGCAGTCTGAAAGCGATTCTCTGGCCTTGGAGGTTGGTCATTTATCGCCAGCTAGAGTCGAGGATCCCGAGATAGGCCCCGGTCAGATAGGATTTATCACCACCAATATTAAGTCGGTACAGTTCGCTAGGGTTGGAGACACTGTGACCTTGGCCGAGAATAGAGCAACCGAGCCTTTGCCGGGCTATAAAAAAGTTCAGCCTTTAATCTTTGCTAGCTTCTACCCAATTAGCCAAGAGGAGTTTCCTAAGCTCAAAGACTCGCTTGAAAAACTCTCGCTAAATGATGCCTCGCTATCCTATACTACTGAAAACTCAGCTGCCCTGGGTTTTGGCGTGAGGATCGGTTTTCTTGGGCTGCTGCACTTAGAGATAATTAAAGAGCGACTGGACAGGGAGTTTGATCTGGATCTAATCGTCACAAGTCCAAGTGTTAGCTATGAGGTTTCGTTGACCAACGGAAGCAAGGAGAGGGTCGAGCAAGCCAGTGCTCTGCCAGATGAATCCCAAATACTGAGCATTGCAGAACCTTGGGTAAGAGGGGAGATCGTAACTCCCTCGGAATATATTGGCCCTGTACTAGGGCTTATTATTGATGCTAGAGGCAAGCAGACCAAGCTCGAATACTTCGACCAATCGCGCGCCGTAATCGGTTTCGAAGCCCCATTGGCTGAAGTTATAACTGATTTTTATGATGTCCTTAAGAGCCAATCTTCTGGCTTCGCATCGCTGACCTATGAATGGGACAGATACGAAACTGGTGATCTTGTAAAAGTAGATATTCTGCTGGCGGGGGAGAAAGTTGATTCCCTCGGTGTAATTATTGCTCGAGCCAAAGCAGAAAACTATGGCCGAGATCTTTGCGAAAGATTAAAAAAGTTGATCCCCCGTCAAAATTTTGAAGTGGCCGTGCAGGCCGCAATTGGAGCAAAATTCATCGCCCGCGAAACAATCTCGGCAGTCCGAAAGGATGTCACGGCAAAGCTCTACGGAGGCGATATTAGCCGCAAAAAGAAGCTTTTACAAAAGCAGAAGAAGGGTAAGGCCCGCATGAAACAAATAGGCAAGGTTTCTATACCATCTAGTGTTTTTATGGACCTTATTAAGAAAGCTTAA
- a CDS encoding HTH domain-containing protein has protein sequence MTDRQSSILAEIVRLYADSAEPVSSRELASHFGLSSATLRSDMSTLEDSGYIYQPHVSSGRVPTDAGYRHFVNEIADRPAISGRSMQTISKRVDSFKDRTDGAIKIAAETLSDMTGNMTFATLSDSVYFHGMNQLFSQPEFTDIAQVSQAAKLLDSMQTWLASADIENMQVYIGQENPITRSSGLTMVLNRFRSPYSDRSYIGIVGPTRQSYEKVLDLVEGTSRALQEVFSE, from the coding sequence ATGACAGATAGACAAAGCAGCATCCTAGCCGAAATAGTAAGGCTTTACGCTGATAGTGCCGAACCAGTTAGTTCCCGTGAGCTGGCCAGCCACTTCGGCCTTAGTTCTGCTACGCTTCGATCTGATATGTCGACGCTAGAGGATTCGGGGTATATTTACCAGCCTCATGTGTCTTCTGGGCGTGTTCCCACCGACGCCGGCTATCGACATTTTGTAAATGAAATAGCCGATCGGCCAGCTATCAGTGGCCGTAGCATGCAGACCATATCTAAGCGGGTTGATAGCTTCAAGGACCGCACCGATGGTGCAATCAAGATCGCCGCCGAGACGCTAAGCGATATGACAGGAAATATGACCTTTGCTACACTTAGCGATTCAGTTTATTTTCACGGCATGAACCAGCTTTTTAGCCAGCCAGAATTTACCGATATAGCCCAGGTTAGCCAGGCCGCCAAATTACTTGATTCTATGCAAACCTGGCTAGCTAGTGCTGATATAGAGAACATGCAGGTATATATAGGACAAGAGAACCCCATAACCCGTAGCAGTGGCCTAACTATGGTCCTCAATCGGTTCAGAAGCCCCTATTCGGATCGAAGCTACATCGGTATCGTCGGCCCCACCAGGCAGAGTTACGAGAAAGTTCTTGACTTAGTAGAGGGCACTAGCAGAGCCCTGCAGGAAGTATTTAGCGAGTAA